One region of Aureibacillus halotolerans genomic DNA includes:
- a CDS encoding DUF2524 family protein, whose amino-acid sequence MATRDSVDQLLHEVEAALQSAEGMYMVHSKQSSWEDVSFQQTQQQLQEMSEKVAKMVTSADDMQKEALNRAQIRIERMQQKMLITDL is encoded by the coding sequence ATGGCTACAAGAGATTCGGTGGATCAATTGCTTCACGAGGTGGAAGCTGCCCTGCAGTCCGCTGAAGGGATGTACATGGTTCACAGCAAGCAGTCGAGCTGGGAGGACGTTTCTTTCCAACAAACACAGCAGCAGCTTCAAGAAATGTCGGAGAAGGTTGCGAAGATGGTCACTTCAGCAGATGATATGCAAAAAGAAGCATTGAATCGTGCGCAAATTAGAATTGAACGAATGCAACAAAAAATGCTCATTACCGATCTATAA
- a CDS encoding TIGR01212 family radical SAM protein (This family includes YhcC from E. coli K-12, an uncharacterized radical SAM protein.) codes for MGEREPHPFLYTNADAENPKRYHTWNYHLRERFGEKIFKVPIDGGFDCPNRDGTVAHGGCTFCSAAGSGDFAGNRAEDVTVQFHKIKDRMHKKWKNGKYIGYFQAFTNTHAPVDVLKDTFEPILSQEGVVGLSIATRPDCLPDDVVEYLADLNERTYLWVELGLQTVHQSTADLINRAHDYTTYVEGVEKLRKHGIRVCSHIINGLPMETHDMMMETAQEVAKLDVQGIKIHLLHLLKGTPMVKQYEKGQLEFLQFGEYVELVANQLELLPPEMIIHRITGDGPPDLMIGPMWSFNKWEVLNAIDKELEKRGSFQGSRVMKGNT; via the coding sequence ATGGGCGAACGCGAACCCCATCCATTTTTATATACGAACGCTGACGCTGAGAACCCGAAACGTTATCACACTTGGAACTACCATTTGCGTGAGCGTTTTGGTGAAAAAATCTTTAAAGTCCCGATTGACGGAGGATTTGATTGTCCAAATCGAGATGGAACAGTTGCTCACGGGGGCTGTACATTTTGTAGTGCTGCTGGTTCAGGTGATTTTGCTGGAAACCGGGCAGAGGATGTCACCGTTCAATTTCATAAAATTAAAGACAGAATGCACAAGAAGTGGAAAAACGGCAAATACATTGGCTATTTTCAAGCGTTTACGAATACCCATGCGCCCGTCGACGTATTAAAAGATACGTTTGAACCAATTCTTTCACAAGAAGGCGTTGTCGGTCTTTCCATCGCCACAAGACCAGATTGTTTACCAGACGATGTCGTTGAGTATCTTGCCGATTTAAATGAACGTACGTATTTGTGGGTCGAGCTAGGCTTGCAAACGGTACATCAATCTACAGCCGACCTTATCAATCGTGCCCACGACTACACCACCTATGTAGAGGGTGTCGAGAAGCTTCGCAAGCACGGCATCCGTGTGTGCAGTCACATTATTAATGGACTACCTATGGAAACGCATGACATGATGATGGAAACTGCACAGGAAGTGGCAAAGCTTGACGTTCAAGGGATCAAGATTCACTTGCTGCATTTGTTAAAAGGTACGCCGATGGTCAAACAATACGAAAAAGGACAGTTGGAGTTTCTGCAATTCGGTGAATACGTGGAGCTTGTGGCGAATCAATTAGAACTATTGCCTCCTGAAATGATTATTCATCGTATTACCGGGGACGGCCCGCCTGATTTAATGATCGGTCCAATGTGGAGCTTTAACAAATGGGAAGTTTTAAATGCCATCGATAAGGAGCTTGAGAAGCGCGGCTCTTTCCAAGGCAGTCGTGTCATGAAGGGGAATACCTGA
- a CDS encoding class I SAM-dependent methyltransferase: MATPTILGFTHLLLDQHVKQGDSVIDMTAGNGHDTLKLASLVGDSGNVHAFDIQKNALDATKHRLAESGYSAQLIHDSHHELLTHFTPEALGTITAAVFNLGYLPGGDKTVITRSDSTRMALQLLTTYAKQALIIIVAYPGHEGGKEEKENVMDFCASLPSEHWRSMHYGHVNQEKAPNVFTIFPR, encoded by the coding sequence ATGGCGACCCCTACCATTCTTGGCTTTACTCATTTACTGCTTGACCAGCATGTGAAGCAAGGGGACAGTGTCATTGACATGACGGCAGGGAATGGCCACGACACCCTCAAGCTAGCCTCACTCGTTGGGGATAGCGGAAACGTACACGCCTTTGACATTCAAAAAAATGCATTGGACGCAACCAAGCACCGACTTGCTGAGAGCGGCTACAGTGCTCAACTCATTCATGACAGTCACCATGAACTTCTCACTCACTTCACTCCGGAAGCATTGGGGACAATCACTGCAGCAGTGTTTAATCTAGGTTACTTACCAGGTGGAGATAAAACCGTAATTACTCGTAGTGATAGCACGCGGATGGCATTACAGTTGCTGACAACCTATGCGAAACAGGCACTCATCATTATTGTTGCTTATCCAGGGCACGAAGGTGGCAAAGAAGAGAAAGAGAACGTTATGGATTTCTGTGCATCCTTGCCTTCCGAGCACTGGAGATCTATGCACTATGGGCACGTGAATCAAGAAAAAGCCCCGAATGTATTTACAATATTTCCAAGGTAG